Proteins from a single region of Mucilaginibacter daejeonensis:
- a CDS encoding GAF domain-containing protein gives MPLRELERIRAVNRLLKLEISKEKELQEIVELAATICGTSIALITLLDADTQTVLFQTGLAGASTMPRTDSFCDKMITNEHYMEVQDAMLDHRFIDNPFVTGTPNIRFYAGSSLTTQDGLSLGALCVLDSAPQKLSHLQEQMLKALSKQVIQLLEFDMSIQILRTQYVKAREAEIELRAFFESTIDHHLLLGKEFEVLAFNRAWESHVAYSYNKTLTRGRSMKEYMHPENIGQFYRDYNKALKGTAVYDERNLGINGTESWHMVKFEPAFDLDGQIIGVSVNTANVDRRVKQEGIVRSQNRSLEQIAYMQAHELRKPVANIMGLIGVMKETGQLTPSEELTHLDASLAELDQQIKSIVDKASSRP, from the coding sequence ATGCCATTACGCGAGCTGGAACGGATAAGGGCTGTTAACCGGTTACTTAAACTGGAGATCAGCAAGGAAAAGGAACTACAGGAGATCGTTGAATTGGCCGCGACTATTTGCGGGACCTCGATCGCGCTGATCACCCTGCTTGATGCCGACACGCAAACGGTATTGTTTCAAACCGGACTTGCAGGTGCCTCCACCATGCCGCGCACTGATTCATTTTGTGATAAGATGATCACCAACGAGCATTATATGGAGGTGCAGGATGCCATGCTTGACCACCGTTTTATTGATAACCCCTTCGTTACAGGCACACCCAACATCCGTTTTTACGCAGGCTCGTCACTTACCACGCAAGATGGGTTGAGCCTGGGCGCCCTGTGTGTACTTGACAGCGCACCGCAAAAGCTCAGTCATCTGCAAGAACAAATGCTCAAAGCTCTGTCCAAACAGGTGATCCAGTTGCTGGAGTTCGATATGAGCATACAGATACTACGCACGCAATACGTGAAGGCCCGCGAGGCCGAGATCGAGTTGAGGGCATTTTTTGAAAGCACGATCGATCATCATTTATTGTTGGGCAAAGAATTTGAGGTGCTGGCCTTTAACCGTGCCTGGGAAAGCCATGTGGCTTACAGCTACAATAAGACCCTCACCCGCGGACGGTCAATGAAGGAGTATATGCATCCCGAGAACATCGGGCAATTTTACCGCGATTACAATAAGGCGCTTAAAGGTACTGCTGTGTATGATGAGCGCAATCTCGGTATTAACGGCACCGAATCATGGCATATGGTCAAGTTCGAGCCAGCCTTTGACCTTGACGGACAGATCATTGGAGTGTCGGTGAATACGGCCAATGTTGACCGCCGGGTAAAACAGGAAGGCATCGTAAGATCACAGAACCGGTCGTTAGAGCAGATCGCTTATATGCAGGCACATGAACTGCGTAAACCAGTGGCCAACATCATGGGCCTTATCGGCGTAATGAAAGAGACCGGCCAACTGACCCCTTCCGAAGAATTAACGCATCTTGACGCCTCTCTCGCCGAGCTTGACCAGCAGATCAAATCGATCGTCGACAAGGCCTCATCAAGACCATAG
- a CDS encoding PAS domain-containing sensor histidine kinase, whose protein sequence is MRSIDTYGDQDQVANIDQLLHDANAALWEYNIQSKQLKCSLGFYHALGYEPTDLTITYTYFIHEILYHEDVAMMLKEANTCEPGWSKCLELRLLTKNGYQWFQNTFRRENATAVLSGSLVNIHQFKVIEFELAAKNKRYENTIKSVHSGSWEIAVPGQELLLSKEAGSILELPSNEQLLIADLVAFFVPEHRPVLQNSISAAMSIGKPFEHDLQLRTCSSSLIWVKIKGLTSIDEYGKALTVKGVLQNIDQSKRKEKELRTSFEFMEYQNKRLQNFAYMVSHNLRSHVNNLQYLVRMYDELEEADEKREVFIHINTISDSLSTTIQHLNEIVKIESDIKQEKVPIFIEPVFKNVIKALESNIEQSEAIVLHDFSACPSVNYIPAYLESIIHNFITNSIKYRHAGRQPVVSCKSDIIEDHAYLIFEDNGIGIDLKRHGNKLFGMYQTFHDHADSKGIGLFITRNQVEALGGSIEVTSEIGVGTTFKVKLSRV, encoded by the coding sequence ATGCGTTCAATAGATACATACGGCGATCAGGATCAGGTAGCTAACATCGATCAGCTACTGCACGATGCCAACGCTGCGCTTTGGGAATACAACATCCAGAGCAAGCAATTGAAATGCTCATTGGGTTTTTACCACGCACTTGGATACGAGCCTACCGATCTGACCATCACTTACACTTACTTCATTCACGAGATACTTTATCATGAAGATGTCGCGATGATGCTTAAAGAGGCTAACACCTGCGAGCCGGGTTGGTCAAAATGCCTGGAGCTCCGTTTGCTGACCAAGAACGGTTACCAGTGGTTTCAGAATACCTTTCGCCGCGAGAACGCTACCGCTGTGCTAAGCGGGTCGCTGGTGAATATACATCAGTTCAAGGTGATCGAGTTCGAGCTGGCGGCCAAGAACAAACGATACGAGAACACGATCAAAAGCGTACACTCAGGCAGTTGGGAGATCGCTGTGCCGGGCCAGGAGCTTTTATTAAGCAAAGAGGCGGGCAGTATACTGGAACTGCCATCCAATGAGCAACTGCTCATTGCCGATTTGGTGGCGTTCTTTGTGCCAGAACATCGCCCTGTTCTTCAAAACAGCATCAGTGCTGCCATGAGCATTGGAAAGCCTTTTGAACATGATCTGCAATTACGCACTTGCTCGAGCAGCTTGATCTGGGTCAAGATCAAAGGCCTGACCAGTATCGATGAGTATGGGAAGGCACTGACCGTTAAAGGCGTTTTGCAGAACATAGATCAGAGCAAGCGTAAAGAGAAAGAGCTCAGGACGTCGTTCGAGTTCATGGAGTATCAGAACAAGCGCTTGCAGAACTTCGCTTACATGGTATCACACAATCTGCGCTCGCATGTTAATAATCTGCAATACCTCGTACGCATGTATGATGAACTGGAAGAGGCCGATGAAAAAAGGGAGGTGTTCATCCACATCAATACGATCAGTGACAGCCTAAGCACTACTATACAGCACCTGAACGAGATCGTGAAGATCGAATCGGACATCAAGCAAGAGAAGGTGCCAATATTCATCGAGCCGGTGTTCAAGAATGTGATCAAAGCGCTGGAAAGTAATATCGAGCAGTCGGAAGCGATCGTTTTGCATGATTTCTCGGCTTGCCCGTCGGTCAATTATATCCCGGCTTACCTTGAAAGCATCATTCATAATTTCATTACCAACTCGATCAAATATCGTCACGCAGGCAGGCAGCCTGTGGTAAGTTGCAAGAGCGATATCATTGAAGATCATGCCTACCTGATCTTTGAAGATAACGGTATTGGTATCGATCTGAAACGGCATGGTAATAAGCTGTTCGGCATGTACCAGACCTTTCATGATCATGCTGACTCCAAAGGAATAGGATTGTTCATTACCCGTAATCAGGTTGAGGCCCTGGGCGGAAGCATAGAAGTAACGAGCGAGATCGGCGTTGGTACCACTTTTAAGGTCAAGCTGTCGCGCGTTTAA